One segment of Theobroma cacao cultivar B97-61/B2 chromosome 9, Criollo_cocoa_genome_V2, whole genome shotgun sequence DNA contains the following:
- the LOC18590573 gene encoding mitochondrial import inner membrane translocase subunit TIM10: MAANTPAGIDKEQAFGMAETEMEYRVELFNRLAQTCFNKCVDKRYKESELNMGENSCIDRCVSKYWQVNGMIGQMLSAGGRPPM; encoded by the exons ATGGCTGCCAACACCCCAGCTGGAATAGACAAAGAGCag GCCTTTGGCATGGCGGAAACGGAGATGGAATATAGGGTAGAACTGTTTAACAG GCTTGCACAAACATGTTTCAACAAATGTGTTGACAAAAG GTACAAGGAGTCTGAGCTAAACATGGGTGAAAATAGTTGCATTGATCGCTGTGTTTCAAAGTATTGGCAG GTGAATGGGATGATTGGCCAGATGCTCAGTGCTGGTGGTCGGCCTCCAATGTAA
- the LOC18590572 gene encoding DNA-directed RNA polymerases I and III subunit RPAC2: MEHGSFTDNSAATFSLTEEDHTLANAVRFTLNQDPRVTFCGYSIPHPSNARVNIRVQTTGDPAREVLKDACQDLMLMCRHVRSGFDKAVEDFKASNAVKAMKIDSQDSDSEESE, from the exons ATGGAACACGGGTCCTTCACTGATAATAGTGCTGCAACGTTTTCCTTAACGGAAGAGGATCATACTTTAGCTAATGCTGTTAGATTCACTTTGAATCAAGA CCCAAGGGTAACATTCTGTGGGTACAGTATTCCTCATCCTTCGAATGCTCGAGTTAATATTAGAGTTCAGACAACTG GTGATCCGGCCAGAGAGGTATTGAAAGATGCATGTCAGGATCTGATGCTGATGTGCAGGCATGTAAGGAGCGGTTTTGACAAGGCTGTTGAAGATTTTAAGGCAAGCAATGCTGTGAAGGCCATGAAGATTGATTCCCAAGATAGTGATTCAGAAGAGAGCGAATGA